Proteins from a genomic interval of Acanthopagrus latus isolate v.2019 chromosome 7, fAcaLat1.1, whole genome shotgun sequence:
- the LOC119022205 gene encoding rho-related GTP-binding protein RhoA-D, with protein sequence MAAIRKKLVIVGDGACGKTCLLIVFSKDQFPEVYVPTVFENYIADIEVDGKQVELALWDTAGQEDYDRLRPLSYPDTDVILMCFSIDSPDSLENIPEKWTPEVKHFCPNVPIILVGNKKDLRNDEHTRRELAKMKQEPVKSEEGRDMANRISAFGYLECSAKTKDGVREVFEMATRAALQVRKRKKRGGCQLL encoded by the exons ATGGCAGCCATCAGGAAGAAGTTGGTGATAGTTGGAGATGGTGCATGTGGAAAGACCTGCCTGCTCATTGTCTTCAGTAAGGACCAGTTCCCAGAGGTCTACGTCCCCACTGTGTTTGAGAACTACATCGCTGATATTGAAGTAGATGGCAAACAG GTGGAGTTAGCGTTGTGGGATACAGCTGGTCAGGAGGACTATGACAGACTGAGGCCTCTCTCCTACCCTGACACAGACGTCATCCTCATGTGCTTCTCCATAGACAGCCCCGACAGTTTAG AGAACATTCCTGAGAAATGGACGcctgaagtgaaacatttttgtcCCAACGTCCCGATCATTCTGGTGGGTAACAAGAAGGACCTGAGGAatgatgaacacacacgcagggAGCTGGCCAAAATGAAACAG GAGCCAGTTAAATCTGAGGAGGGCAGAGACATGGCCAACCGCATCAGTGCCTTTGGCTACCTGGAGTGCTCCGCCAAGACCAAGGACGGCGTGAGGGAGGTGTTCGAGATGGCCACCAGAGCAGCGCTGCAGGTCCGCAAGCGCAAGAAGAGGGGCGGCTGCCAACTACTGTGA